The Flavobacterium sp. K5-23 genome segment CTATTCAAAGCGGAGATTTAGACGATTGGGACGCTATGATTGACATCAATGTAAAAGGGTTGTTGTATGTTTCTAAAGCCATTATACCCCAAATGATCGAAAGAAAAGCAGGTCATATAATCAACATTGGTTCAACCGCAGGAAAAGAAGTGTATGCGAATGGAAATGTGTACTGCGCCTCAAAACATGCTGTTGACGCCTTAAACAAAGGAATGAGAATGGATCTTAATCCATACGGAATTAGAGTTGGTGCCATCCATCCAGGAATGGTGGAGACGGAGTTTAGCGAAGTTCGTTTTAAAGGTGATACTGATAAGGCAGCAAATGTGTATAAAGGACTCCAACCTTTGCGTGCCGAAGATATTGCCGATATCATCCATTTTGTGGTTTCAAGACCGTATCATGTCAATATTGCCGATTTGATTGTGATGCCTACCGCCCAAGCTTCATCAACGATTGTGAAAAGAGACTAGTGTAATTATAGTTTTTGAATAAAAAAAAACAGCTAGCTAGCTGTTTTTTTTATTCAAATTAATATCTCTATTATGGTTTTAAAACAAACGATTGATCGCCTACATCAGTAATTGCTCCGTTGATCACAACAACATTCTCAATAGTTTTCGTTGCATAAATCGAGGTTGCACCTGGATCTAAAGTTACAGTATACACACCTGTAGGTACTCCGTTTAGCTGGAACATCCCATTTTCTATTTTCATAAATGTTGTAATCGTTCCTCCTTCAATAGGAATTGACACCAAGACCACAAAATCAGTTGGAAAAGGCGAAGGACTAATTATAACTCCTTTTATTCCACCAGTATTTTCTTTAGTTGAAACTCTAATAACTGGATGTAGGTTATAGTTCCCTGAATTCCCTGCTTTAACTACAGAATTTTTTACATCAAAATCCAATAAAAACTCATAACTTTTCCCCGCTTCTAAAGTTTGATTTACTTTTAATTTCAATCCAGATTGTTGAGCACTTGGTGTTTTCAATGGAATAGCATTAGTGCTTCCTTTAAGCACAATAGTATTCTCATCACCAAGTAACAATCGAACTTGACCCAAATATCCTGACGGCACATCATTGTCCGCTAATAATACATTTACACCGCCAGTTAAATCCAGCAAATTATAAATCTTGCCTTCTCCTACTTGGGTTTTATCCCCAATGCTTATCCATCCTTGATCGTCCGTATTTGAATTGTCTTTTATCAAAACATCCAGTACCTCCACATTCACTTCGTCATAATCTCCTGGAGCATCTACCATTCTAATGGTCACTTTCGATGTTTGTGAAGAATCATTATTAGAACAGTTTGTAAACAACAAACTTATCATTGCTACCATAAAAAAACTCGAAACGTAAAATTTTATCTTTTTCATAATTCCTAACTATTTAATTTTGTTCGTTTTATATACTCAAATTTACTAAATTTAAAACGCGTAACATTTCACTTTAGTACGTTTTAAATTCAAACCAGCGACTTTAACAATGATTAACAAACGATTACTTATAAAAAACTTACTTGCTCACAATGATGAGAGCAGTTTTTATGATAAAAAGCGTCAGTTGAATTTACATACCCGTGAGGGAAAGTCAAAATTCCTGAAACACATCTGTGCATTATCAAATTCTAATCCTTCGAATAATTCCTATATTGTTGTTGGGGTTGAAGATCAAGACAATCAAATTGTGGGTGATGATTTTTTTGATGACAGTAGAATTCAAAATTTGGTGAATGCATACCTGGATAACCCTCCAATAATTCAATATGAAAACATCCCCTTTCCTAATTTGCCAAAGGATAAGGTAATAGGGCTAGTGACCATAAAACCAAAAACAGAAATTTCATCTTTCAAAAAAGGAATACATACCATTTCAGCAAATAGTGTTTTCATTAGACGGGGCAGTAATACAACACCCGTGGGTAGGGATTTTGAAAAAAATTTCCAAAACACCGAAACCGTTACCGGTATTGAAAATATCTCCCGAAACAACATCAAACACACCCTCGACGGCGTGATTGATTTTATGAATTTCAGACATAAGGATATGGCGCCAAAATACAAGGTCTTTAAAGAGCTATTTGTGATTTGCTGGGCAGGAATTCCAAAAAGAGTACGAGATAAAACCTATCTGTCCCGTGTAGATATTGAACTGATAAACGAACAGATTAAACTTTTCTATTCAGCTCAAGATGTAGTAACCATCAATTGTGACGAGGATAGTTTCACCATTATTGAATACATTCCGTTAGGATTGAATGACAAAACAAGTTTCTACCCTTTAGAACAACAGACGATTCATTTTCAGGAAAATGGGTATTACAAAATAGAAACTGAAATGCTGTTTCAGCCACCTGAATACAACAAAAAAATGCTGTTCCATATTTACAATACCAACATTGCTTTGCTGAGTAAATTAAAAAAAGGACATTCGTTAAGTGGACGAGAACAAAAGGATTTAGAAAACCTTCCCTCGACTTTTATGATTTGCTACCTCAACGGATTTGAGGATGCAAAAGATAAATTGATTGATGCTAAAACGCAACTAAAAGAATTCCCCCAAATCTACTTGTCTTTTAAAGAAGCTATGCGGATTTTAAGGAAAATGAAATATAATGCTAAATATGAAGACTGAAAATTGATAAAATATCATTTAATAAACTACAGATCATTCGAACAATAAGAAGGGACAAGGCGATAAGTGTATTCATCTTAAAAAAATTTATTTATTTGTAAAAATTTAAATTATGACACAAAACAATCACTTTAATGGGTGACATTCTTGAATTACAAATTAATAACATAAAATGTTAATTCGGAAGTATTTAACATAAATTTAAAGATAGTTTAATAGAACTATTCTTAAAGACACAAACTGAACTGTCCTTTTTAATACAGTTTAATCAAAGGCTAAATATTCTTTTTAGTTAGAAAAAACCTTCCTAATCTAGTTTAAACGCGATTATCAGTGAGGATTTATATTAACTGGAAGTTGTAGTTTTCAATTTAGATTATTCTAACAATGATAACAGCTGACTTTTTCTTGTGTATAAATAGATCCAACTAATAATTAACCCTAATGGTTGTAAAACTATAAGTAATAGTATTAAAAACAATTTTGTAATTGGTTCCATTTGTTGAAATTTTATCAATTTATATAATGAGAAAATCCAAAAAAGAAAATAGAAAACAATTAGACTAATATATGCGAATTCTAACATAGTGTGTTTATTTAATTAGAGAGTAGAATTTTTTATGAATGTTTTATTTTTCACAAAACACAATTCCACTCGATTACCTTGTAATCACGTATTATTTCACTAAAAAAATACTGAGACACTTATTCATATTGTTTTTAACTAAAGAAGGTCTCTTTTAAAATATTACACAATACCCGAACCATCAATAATGTAAAAGCGATAATTGCATTCATTTGAATAAAATTTTATTTTTTGTAAAACTAATCTTAATTTCAACATCAAACAATCACCAAAAGTGGGTATATTTAAAAGAGCCATTCCAGATAAGTTATACAAGTATATTTTACATCAATTAAAAGGGACAAAAAGGCAAGATGGGACAAAAAAACACAGAATAATTGAAGTCTTTACTTTCTTTCAAACGGAGAATTAAAATACACTACCCTAAACTTAAATAATTATTTATAACAATTGCATTGGATTTCCTTATGAAAAATTCAGTAAAATATTCTTGGGTACTAACTCTTTTTCCTATTTTTATAATGTAAAACAAAAGCACCTCAGCCATTTTACAAAACACATTGAGAACATTACAAATGAGAACATTAGTTATAGGCGACATACATGGTGGTTTGCGAGCCCTTCACCAAATCATGGAAAGAGCCAAAGTGACTCCAAAAGACACTTTGATATTCCTCGGGGATTATGTAGATGGCTGGAGTCAGTCACCACAGGTTATTGATTTTTTAATCGAATTGAAATCTACTAACGAATGTTTTTTCATTCGGGGAAATCACGACGATTTATTATTGCATTGGCTAAAAGACAGTAAAGAAAATTTAATGTGGTACAAACACGGCGGGGAATCAACAGTTTCGGCTTATGAAATAGTTCCTGCGGAGACCAAACAAAAACACATTGAATTTTTACAATCTTTATTAGATTACTATCTGGACAACAAAAACCGCTTGTTTATTCACGCTGGTTTTACCAATATGAATGGAGTTAAAGCGGAATATTTCCCTAAATTATTTTATTGGGACAGAACCCTGTGGGAAACTGCATTGGCTTTAGACCCAAGCATCAAACCCAATGATTCCTTGTATCCAAAAAGACTGACTTTATACAACGAAGTTTACATTGGGCACACACCCGTAACCCGAATAGATAAAACCATTCCAGTACAAAGAGCCTGTGTTTGGAACGTAGATACCGGAGCCGCATTTAAAGGGCCATTGACCATTATGGACATTGACACTAAAGAATTTTGGCAAAGCGAACCCCTGAATCACTTATATTTTGAAGAGAAAGGGAGAAATTAGAATTTAATGAACTAATTTTGTACGAATATTATCATTTATATAAAAAGTATGAAAAAGATTGCTACGTTGTTATTATTGCTGTCTGTTTGTCTGTTAAACGCACAAGCATTCAAAGGAAATGGAGATGTTAAAGGGCAGATAGGTACTACTATTCAAAACGGAGGTACAGGTATTTTCGTGTCTACAGATTTTGGAATTGGAGAAAACATGTCACTAGGATTAACTACTAATTACTTATTGTCTGCTTCTAAAGATGCATTAGGCAACCTTCCTGAATTTGGAGATAGAATTGACTTAAAAGCTAGATTTAATGCTAACTTAGGTAGTGTATTGCAACTTGAATCTAATATGGATATCTATCCTGGACTTGATTTAGGTCTGAAAAATTTTGGGGCTCACTTAGGTTTCCGTTATTTCTTTACGGATGGTTTTGGATTATTTGGTGAAGCTGGAGTGCCAATTGCTAAATACGACACTAACAAGACCTCTTTTGGTCATAATTTAAACAACCAGTTTACGTTCAATATCGGAGCTTCGTTTAATTTGTAATTTTCGTTTAGCGCAAAAATTTATTAAGCATAAAAAAAGGCAATTTGAAAAACTCAAATTGCCTTTTTTGTTGGTATGCTTTTTTTACCAAAAAATAGCATACACCACAACTAAAACAAGCATAATGGCAAATGAACAAATGTTGAAAAGGGGACTCGTTTTGAATAATCCTTTAGTCAATGGAATCCCTTTAGCATCATCTACTCCTTTGTTTTGAAATAAACTAATCACCACAATAAGCAACATCGTTAAAATAGCGGTATATCCCATTTGATCCATCCATGGCAATGTTGGAAAAACAGCTTCTAAACCACTTCCTGCAACCCATCCTTTTGGTCCCACTTTAAAAAACATAGCAATTGGAATAGAAAGTAATGCACCCCAAATGGCGGCTTTATTAGTGGTTTTTTTCCAAAACAAGCCTAATATGAATACCGCCAAAATACCAGGGCTCACTATCCCGGTATATTCTTGTATAAATTGGAATGCCTGATCTATTCCTCCCAAAAGCGGCGCCATTATTACTGCAATTACTAATGCAATTCCTGCCGAAAGACGACCCACATTTACAGTTGTCTTGTCATCCGCATTTTTATTGATGTATTGCTTGTAGATGTCCATGGTAAAAATAGTCGAGGTCGAATTTAACATCGAGGCCAACGAGGATACAATCGCTGCCGCCAAAGCAGCAAACGCCAATCCTTTCAATCCTGCCGGCAAGAAATGCAGCAACCAAGGATAGGCTCTGTCTGCAGTTCCTAATCCCGGTAAATTTTCCATTGCAGAGATACCTAATCTAGCCATAATGGCAGGATCGTTTACCATTACATAAGCTGCAATCCCAGGCACGACAACGATGAAAGGAATAAGTAACTTTAAAAACCCAGCTAGAAGTATTCCTTTTTGAGCTTCGCGCAATGATTTTGCTGCCAAAGTTCTTTGTATAATGTATTGATTGAAACCCCAGTAATAAATATTAGCAACCCAAAGACCACCAACCAACACCCCTATTCCGGGAAGGTTCATATATTCCGGATTTGATTTATCCAAAATCATCACAAACCGTTCTGGTGCCGCTTCATAAATCGTTTTTAATCCTTGCCACATTCCAGCTCCTTCTGAGACTGTATTCAAGGCTAAATAGGTCGTAACAAGTCCTCCCAAAACCAGGAAAATAACTTGAATCACATCTGTCCAAGCAACGGCAGAAAGCCCGCCGTATAAAGAATAAGCTGCTGCAAAAAGTGCTAATCCAATAATGGCATACATCATATCGACACCCAATATTGTTTCAATAGCCAATCCTCCTAAATATAAAACAGTCGTTAGATTGACGAAGACATACAAAGCAATCCAAAAAACCGCCAAAATTGTTTTAAGATTTGTCGAAAAACGTTTTTCGACAAATTCAGGAATCGTGTAAATCCCTTTTTCGATAAAAATAGGTAAGAAATATTTCCCTACTATAATTAACGTAAAGGCCGCCATCCACTCATAAGAGGCAATTGCTAAACCCAAAGCAAAACCCGAACCAGACATTCCGATAAATTGTTCAGCCGAAATATTAGCGGCAATCAAAGAAGACCCAATGGCCCACCAAGGCAAAGACTTACTAGCAAGAAAATAGTCTTCTGCATTTTTTTGATGTCCCTCTTTATCTCTAGACACCCACAATCCTACCCCTAAAATAAGTACTGCATAAGCAGTAAACACCATATAATCCATAAATCCAAAATGTGTTGTCATCCTATTGTTGTTTATAATGTTTAATAGATAAATTTTTCAATACAGTGGCACTTTTCTCGGCCGTAATGTCTCTTTGTGATTCACCCAACATCTCATACCCTACCATGAATTTTTTTACGGTAGCCGAGCGCAATAAAGGCGGGTAAAAATGCATGTGAAATTGCCATTCGGGATGTTCTTCTCCATCTGTTGGTGTTTGATGAATTCCCGAAGAATAAGGGAATGACGTCTCAAAAAGATTATCGTATTTTGAAGTTAACTGTTTTAAAACAGTCGCAAAAGAGGTCTTCTCATCCGAAGTAAAATCAGTAATTTTCCCAAAATGACGTTTACTGATAATCATTGTCTCATAAGGCCATATCGCCCAAAAAGGGACCAATGCAACAAAATGATCATTCTCGATTACAATCCTTTCGTTCAACCTTAATTCTTCCAGCAAATAATCCTGTAACAAATTCGTGCCCTTTTTGTCAAAATAGGTTTTAAGGTTGTTTTGGGTTTTCTCTACTTCCGTTGGCAAGGAAGATTGTGCCCAGATTTGCCCATGCGGATGTGGATTGCTACATCCCATCACACTTCCTTTATTTTCGAAAATTTGAACATAATTTATGTAATCCATTTTACCTAAATCACAATATTCTTTTTGCCAAGTGCAAATGACATTTTCAATGGCATCAATTGACATTTCCGGTAAAGTAAGATTGTGTTTTGGCGAAAAACAGACTACTCTAGAGATTCCTCTTTCGGGTTGTATTTTAAAAAAAGTGTCCTTTATATCCTTTTCAAAAACAATTTCTTCCTGCTTTAAAGCGGCGAAATCATTCTCAAAAACATACGAATTCTGATAGTCTGGATTGGTCATTCCGTTGGCACGAATGTTTTCCGGGCATAAATAACAACTAGCATCATATTCCGACAAAGAATCAGAGGGAACAGTTTCTTTTTGTCCTTGCCAAGGCCTTTTTGATCGGTGCGGAGAAACCAAAACCCATTCGTTAATTAATGGATTATAGCGTCTGTGGGGGTCTTCGTTAATATCAAAATTTTTCATTGCAATTATTGTATATAAAGTGATGTTCCGTTTCCTATTTTGACATCATAACTTTTTAATTCGATTCCAAAAGCATCAAAATAAAGAGCTCTAAATTTTGATTTCATCTCTTCTTCATGACCTTTCTTGACCAAGTTAATTGTACAACCGCCAAAACCGCCA includes the following:
- a CDS encoding SDR family NAD(P)-dependent oxidoreductase, with the translated sequence MNKTALITGATSGIGKATAELLAQKNYKLILCGRRKDRLIELVTSLSKLTEVHTLNFDVRDKKAVMESINSLPEAFSKIDILINNAGNAHGLDPIQSGDLDDWDAMIDINVKGLLYVSKAIIPQMIERKAGHIINIGSTAGKEVYANGNVYCASKHAVDALNKGMRMDLNPYGIRVGAIHPGMVETEFSEVRFKGDTDKAANVYKGLQPLRAEDIADIIHFVVSRPYHVNIADLIVMPTAQASSTIVKRD
- a CDS encoding DUF4382 domain-containing protein; protein product: MKKIKFYVSSFFMVAMISLLFTNCSNNDSSQTSKVTIRMVDAPGDYDEVNVEVLDVLIKDNSNTDDQGWISIGDKTQVGEGKIYNLLDLTGGVNVLLADNDVPSGYLGQVRLLLGDENTIVLKGSTNAIPLKTPSAQQSGLKLKVNQTLEAGKSYEFLLDFDVKNSVVKAGNSGNYNLHPVIRVSTKENTGGIKGVIISPSPFPTDFVVLVSIPIEGGTITTFMKIENGMFQLNGVPTGVYTVTLDPGATSIYATKTIENVVVINGAITDVGDQSFVLKP
- a CDS encoding ATP-binding protein, producing the protein MINKRLLIKNLLAHNDESSFYDKKRQLNLHTREGKSKFLKHICALSNSNPSNNSYIVVGVEDQDNQIVGDDFFDDSRIQNLVNAYLDNPPIIQYENIPFPNLPKDKVIGLVTIKPKTEISSFKKGIHTISANSVFIRRGSNTTPVGRDFEKNFQNTETVTGIENISRNNIKHTLDGVIDFMNFRHKDMAPKYKVFKELFVICWAGIPKRVRDKTYLSRVDIELINEQIKLFYSAQDVVTINCDEDSFTIIEYIPLGLNDKTSFYPLEQQTIHFQENGYYKIETEMLFQPPEYNKKMLFHIYNTNIALLSKLKKGHSLSGREQKDLENLPSTFMICYLNGFEDAKDKLIDAKTQLKEFPQIYLSFKEAMRILRKMKYNAKYED
- a CDS encoding metallophosphoesterase family protein, translating into MRTLVIGDIHGGLRALHQIMERAKVTPKDTLIFLGDYVDGWSQSPQVIDFLIELKSTNECFFIRGNHDDLLLHWLKDSKENLMWYKHGGESTVSAYEIVPAETKQKHIEFLQSLLDYYLDNKNRLFIHAGFTNMNGVKAEYFPKLFYWDRTLWETALALDPSIKPNDSLYPKRLTLYNEVYIGHTPVTRIDKTIPVQRACVWNVDTGAAFKGPLTIMDIDTKEFWQSEPLNHLYFEEKGRN
- a CDS encoding DUF6646 family protein, which gives rise to MKKIATLLLLLSVCLLNAQAFKGNGDVKGQIGTTIQNGGTGIFVSTDFGIGENMSLGLTTNYLLSASKDALGNLPEFGDRIDLKARFNANLGSVLQLESNMDIYPGLDLGLKNFGAHLGFRYFFTDGFGLFGEAGVPIAKYDTNKTSFGHNLNNQFTFNIGASFNL
- a CDS encoding sodium/sugar symporter, which encodes MTTHFGFMDYMVFTAYAVLILGVGLWVSRDKEGHQKNAEDYFLASKSLPWWAIGSSLIAANISAEQFIGMSGSGFALGLAIASYEWMAAFTLIIVGKYFLPIFIEKGIYTIPEFVEKRFSTNLKTILAVFWIALYVFVNLTTVLYLGGLAIETILGVDMMYAIIGLALFAAAYSLYGGLSAVAWTDVIQVIFLVLGGLVTTYLALNTVSEGAGMWQGLKTIYEAAPERFVMILDKSNPEYMNLPGIGVLVGGLWVANIYYWGFNQYIIQRTLAAKSLREAQKGILLAGFLKLLIPFIVVVPGIAAYVMVNDPAIMARLGISAMENLPGLGTADRAYPWLLHFLPAGLKGLAFAALAAAIVSSLASMLNSTSTIFTMDIYKQYINKNADDKTTVNVGRLSAGIALVIAVIMAPLLGGIDQAFQFIQEYTGIVSPGILAVFILGLFWKKTTNKAAIWGALLSIPIAMFFKVGPKGWVAGSGLEAVFPTLPWMDQMGYTAILTMLLIVVISLFQNKGVDDAKGIPLTKGLFKTSPLFNICSFAIMLVLVVVYAIFW
- a CDS encoding UDP-glucose--hexose-1-phosphate uridylyltransferase; protein product: MKNFDINEDPHRRYNPLINEWVLVSPHRSKRPWQGQKETVPSDSLSEYDASCYLCPENIRANGMTNPDYQNSYVFENDFAALKQEEIVFEKDIKDTFFKIQPERGISRVVCFSPKHNLTLPEMSIDAIENVICTWQKEYCDLGKMDYINYVQIFENKGSVMGCSNPHPHGQIWAQSSLPTEVEKTQNNLKTYFDKKGTNLLQDYLLEELRLNERIVIENDHFVALVPFWAIWPYETMIISKRHFGKITDFTSDEKTSFATVLKQLTSKYDNLFETSFPYSSGIHQTPTDGEEHPEWQFHMHFYPPLLRSATVKKFMVGYEMLGESQRDITAEKSATVLKNLSIKHYKQQ